One window from the genome of Paramormyrops kingsleyae isolate MSU_618 chromosome 3, PKINGS_0.4, whole genome shotgun sequence encodes:
- the nkx6.2 gene encoding homeobox protein Nkx-6.2 isoform X2 → MTEMKTSLFPYTLQNPSGFKAPSLTNLNSHLSLGTPHGISDILGRPITTAGQLLSGFPRINGLATSAGMYFNPAAVSRYPKPLTELPGRAPIFWPGVMQSSPWRDPRVPCPAQANMMLDKDGKKKHSRPTFSGQQIFALEKTFEQTKYLAGPERARLAYSLGMTESQVKVWFQNRRTKWRKRHAAEMATAKKKHDSETEKMKESSDNEDDDEYNKPLDPNSDDEKITRLLKKHKATNMSLISPCSNSSDAL, encoded by the exons ATGACCGAGATGAAGACATCTTTATTCCCTTACACTTTGCAAAATCCCTCGGGCTTCAAGGCACCTTCGCTCACAAACCTGAACTCGCATCTCTCTCTGGGTACGCCGCATGGAATAAGCGACATCTTGGGCAGACCGATTACAACAGCTGGACAACTGCTCTCGGGATTTCCCAGGATAAATGGGCTGGCCACCTCCGCGGGGATGTACTTTAACCCGGCTGCCGTTTCTCGGTACCCGAAGCCCTTGACTGAACTGCCTGGCAGAGCTCCCATATTTTGGCCTGGTGTAATGCAGAGTTCTCCGTGGCGAGACCCACGGGTCCCTTGTCCCG CCCAGGCGAACATGATGCTTGACAAGGACGGCAAGAAGAAGCATTCCAGACCTACATTTTCAGGACAACAAATTTTCGCTTTGGAGAAAACTTTTGAACAGACGAAGTACCTGGCAGGTCCCGAAAGAGCACGTCTTGCATATTCTTTAGGGATGACCGAAAGCCAAGTGAAG GTTTGGTTTCAAAACAGAAGAACCAAATGGCGGAAGCGACACGCAGCTGAAATGGCCACAGCCAAGAAAAAACACGATTCGGAAACGGAGAAAATGAAGGAAAGTTCGGACAATGAGGACGACGACGAGTACAATAAACCACTGGATCCAAATTCAGACGACGAAAAAATAACGAGACTGCTGAAGAAGCACAAAGCGACGAATATGTCCTTGATCAGTCCCTGCAGTAACAGCTCGGACGCCTTGTGA
- the nkx6.2 gene encoding homeobox protein Nkx-6.2 isoform X1: MLAVGQMDTNRQNAFVLGSTPLAALHNMTEMKTSLFPYTLQNPSGFKAPSLTNLNSHLSLGTPHGISDILGRPITTAGQLLSGFPRINGLATSAGMYFNPAAVSRYPKPLTELPGRAPIFWPGVMQSSPWRDPRVPCPAQANMMLDKDGKKKHSRPTFSGQQIFALEKTFEQTKYLAGPERARLAYSLGMTESQVKVWFQNRRTKWRKRHAAEMATAKKKHDSETEKMKESSDNEDDDEYNKPLDPNSDDEKITRLLKKHKATNMSLISPCSNSSDAL, translated from the exons ATGTTAGCAGTTGGGCAGATGGATACTAATCGGCAGAATGCTTTCGTCCTAGGCAGTACACCGCTGGCAGCTTTACACAATATGACCGAGATGAAGACATCTTTATTCCCTTACACTTTGCAAAATCCCTCGGGCTTCAAGGCACCTTCGCTCACAAACCTGAACTCGCATCTCTCTCTGGGTACGCCGCATGGAATAAGCGACATCTTGGGCAGACCGATTACAACAGCTGGACAACTGCTCTCGGGATTTCCCAGGATAAATGGGCTGGCCACCTCCGCGGGGATGTACTTTAACCCGGCTGCCGTTTCTCGGTACCCGAAGCCCTTGACTGAACTGCCTGGCAGAGCTCCCATATTTTGGCCTGGTGTAATGCAGAGTTCTCCGTGGCGAGACCCACGGGTCCCTTGTCCCG CCCAGGCGAACATGATGCTTGACAAGGACGGCAAGAAGAAGCATTCCAGACCTACATTTTCAGGACAACAAATTTTCGCTTTGGAGAAAACTTTTGAACAGACGAAGTACCTGGCAGGTCCCGAAAGAGCACGTCTTGCATATTCTTTAGGGATGACCGAAAGCCAAGTGAAG GTTTGGTTTCAAAACAGAAGAACCAAATGGCGGAAGCGACACGCAGCTGAAATGGCCACAGCCAAGAAAAAACACGATTCGGAAACGGAGAAAATGAAGGAAAGTTCGGACAATGAGGACGACGACGAGTACAATAAACCACTGGATCCAAATTCAGACGACGAAAAAATAACGAGACTGCTGAAGAAGCACAAAGCGACGAATATGTCCTTGATCAGTCCCTGCAGTAACAGCTCGGACGCCTTGTGA